DNA from Aggregatimonas sangjinii:
GAAGTATGCCGTCGTATCGCCGAGCGCCTGGGTATTCGGGCAAGGGTAGTGCGCACATCGTTCATTTATCTTACATTCGTAACCTTGGGTTTTGGTTTTGCGTTATACCTATTTGTAGCTTTTTGGCTTAGAATCAAGGACTTGATTTACACCAAAAGAACCTCCGTTTTCGATCTATAAACATGTTGCA
Protein-coding regions in this window:
- a CDS encoding PspC domain-containing protein — its product is MNLFYTVLYYFQKRGFEVCRRIAERLGIRARVVRTSFIYLTFVTLGFGFALYLFVAFWLRIKDLIYTKRTSVFDL